The proteins below are encoded in one region of Macrococcus armenti:
- a CDS encoding transcriptional regulator, with product MLNTNDIKKLEEYFIKYDELKSKRELRKHTLLTKEVDENIGTKSTALPQSQVENQVIKLHSDLIYQNIDRIINAIEYIYGNCTDVQRVIIECRYWHEVDTAYEWEDIAHHLTTLRTDGKVISKNATLHARNKMLNNFALKIGWIV from the coding sequence ATGTTAAACACAAATGACATTAAGAAGTTAGAAGAATACTTTATTAAATACGATGAATTAAAGTCTAAACGAGAACTCAGAAAGCATACATTACTTACAAAAGAAGTAGACGAAAACATAGGTACGAAGTCTACTGCACTACCTCAATCACAAGTTGAAAATCAAGTGATTAAACTACATTCAGATTTAATATATCAAAACATCGATAGAATTATTAACGCAATAGAATATATTTATGGTAATTGCACTGATGTACAACGTGTCATTATAGAATGCAGGTACTGGCACGAAGTTGATACTGCGTACGAGTGGGAAGATATCGCACACCATCTGACTACATTACGCACAGATGGTAAAGTAATTAGTAAGAATGCTACATTACATGCACGAAATAAGATGTTAAACAACTTCGCTTTAAAGATTGGATGGATAGTATAA
- a CDS encoding MazG-like family protein: MNKLINQVEQWAKDKDLHNGNPDRQALKFYEEAGEVAAAMSRGDITALKDGIGDTVVTLIILAMQHGMTLEECLQYAYDEIKGRKGKTINGTFIKEEDL, encoded by the coding sequence ATGAATAAACTAATCAATCAAGTGGAACAGTGGGCGAAGGATAAAGATTTACATAATGGTAATCCCGATAGACAAGCGCTTAAATTTTATGAAGAAGCTGGTGAAGTTGCGGCTGCTATGTCACGTGGAGATATAACAGCTTTAAAAGACGGTATTGGCGACACAGTAGTAACGTTGATTATTTTAGCAATGCAACATGGTATGACTTTAGAAGAGTGTCTACAGTATGCATACGACGAAATCAAAGGTAGGAAAGGTAAGACGATTAATGGAACGTTCATCAAAGAAGAAGACCTGTGA